One genomic window of Gossypium hirsutum isolate 1008001.06 chromosome D11, Gossypium_hirsutum_v2.1, whole genome shotgun sequence includes the following:
- the LOC107913265 gene encoding uncharacterized protein, with translation MTTDRIAPEDPFFSSIPEQIRKDSRYMPHFKVQLMVLTLRLFFHQMNKFPILEEKVSRLKMLWQYVILICVSHLSWLDGKDRHMTLEYFLMQFEIQNTNFRTHQMILWNTKILTGHMRIILIQKMRMVENDDDDDDDDSDDDGESNNFSGFEMELTKDAIAYSLMNSL, from the exons ATGACCACTGATCGAATTGCACCTGAAGATCCTTTTTTTAGCTCAATACCCGAACAAATACGTAAAGATTCTAGATATATGCcgcattttaag GTGCAATTGATGGTACTCACATTGCGGCTATTCTTCCACCAAATGAACAAATTCCCTATATTGGAAGAAAAGGTATCCCGACTCAAAATGTTATGGCagtatgtgattttaatatgtgtttcacATTTGTCATGGCTGGATGGGAAGGATCGGCACATGACACTAGAATATTTCTTGATGCAATTCGAGATCCAAAATACAAATTTCCGCACCCACCAAAtg ATTTTATGGAATACGAAGATATTAACTGGGCATATGAGAATAATATTGATTCAGAAAATGCGTATGGTCGAGAacgacgacgacgacgacgacgatgATAGTGATGATGACGGTGAATCAAACAATTTTAGTggttttgaaatggaattaacaaAAGATGCTATAGcttatagtttaatgaattcactttaa
- the LOC107913268 gene encoding probable prolyl 4-hydroxylase 9, producing MSTSDYTPKAKAKGKAYWHWNTTKTKLDFPAVIVFCCFFFVFGFLCSSLRSQVSGVRQRGRQLLNSVEYELMGHGKTGDDSISVIPFQVISWRPRAFYFPKFATLEQCQHIINLAKPYLAPSKLALRKGESEGPQDVRTSMGTFLSVSDDPTGVLDAIEEKIAKATKLPRTHYEHFNVLRYELGQKYDSHLDAFPVEQYGPQKSQRVATFLVYLSEVEGGGETAFPFENGLNMDGSYDFKKCIGLKVKPRIGDGFLFYSLFPNNTIDTASLHTSCPVIKGEKWVVTKWIRDQKDFF from the exons ATGTCAACCTCTGATTATACTCCTAAAGCTAAAGCCAAAGGCAAAGCTTACTGGCACTGGAACACTACCAAAACAAAGCTTGATTTTCCTGCTGTTATTGTTTTCTGTTGCTTCTTCTTCGTTTTTGGCTTCCTTTGTTCAAGCCTTCGCTCTCAg GTTTCTGGAGTAAGGCAGAGAGGGAGGCAGCTGCTTAATTCAGTGGAGTATGAGTTGATGGGACATGGAAAAACTGGAGATGATTCTATTTCTGTTATTCCTTTTCAG GTTATAAGTTGGAGGCCACGTGCTTTTTATTTTCCGAAATTCGCAACTCTGGAGCAATGCCAACATATAATTAACTTGGCAAAACCATACCTTGCACCTTCCAAATTAGCTTTGCGGAAAGGGGAATCAGAAGGTCCACAGGATGTTAGAACAAG TATGGGCACGTTTCTTAGTGTTTCTGACGATCCTACTGGAGTTTTGGACGCCATTGAAGAGAAAATAGCAAAGGCTACAAAGCTTCCAAGGACTCACTATGAg CATTTTAATGTTCTGCGCTATGAGTTGGGACAAAAGTACGATTCACATCTTGATGCGTTCCCTGTCGAACAATACGGTCCCCAAAAGAGCCAAAGG GTTGCTACCTTTTTAGTATATCTGTCAGAGGTTGAAGGAGGAGGGGAAACTGCATTTCCATTCGAA AATGGGTTGAATATGGATGGAAGTTATGATTTCAAGAAGTGTATAGGTCTGAAAGTGAAGCCACGCATCGGAGATGGGTTTCTGTTCTATTCATTGTTTCCCAATAATACGATCGATACG GCATCACTTCATACCAGCTGTCCCGTAATCAAAGGTGAAAAATGGGTGGTTACGAAATGGATCAGAGatcaaaaagattttttttag
- the LOC107913266 gene encoding molybdate-anion transporter isoform X2 has translation MGVVIESSVWVPSSSVYIFIFLSCFFSLSLFPFYLSKHAPTKSPPFYDHPTFASSLRFQRYFLLLYSLASVLEGLWSVYGEFELVYYGITKEDTVTFMLVGFGAALFVGSFLGLLSDLIGRKKSCLVFYIFHLVVGIWKRITSSPSFWVANGHRQDLLNETFWLMTFFESAALIGSQVMSNWMVGGNLEKEIACPSTAAILTAIVGIICISRVYGGSPQTVTFKEYKVSFYSYILCDRRIWLLACAQSCLHFSIVVFWILWAPTLVADGREVYLGLMYPCLLGARMLGSTLFPWFINAPLRTEDCLVYAFIIQGLLLSIIAFDYQEIGALVTQYFLFHACVGLILPSLARLRTMYVPNELRGGMISLSLAPTNAAILFILMQRGYYRTVENSEVIAFAAVGLFAAAGCMYVLKRLGKQPYQNWHKL, from the exons ATGGGCGTTGTAATCGAAAGCTCCGTTTGGGTACCTAGTTCTTCCGTCTACATCTTCATTTTCCTTTCTTGTTTcttctcactttctctcttcccTTTCTACCTTTCCAAGCACGCCCCTACTAAATCACCTCCTTTCTACGACCACCCAACCTTCGCCTCTTCTCTCCGCTTCCAACGTTACTTTCTCCTTCTCTATTCCCTCGCCTcag TGTTGGAAGGATTATGGTCTGTGTACGGAGAGTTTGAGCTGGTTTACTATGGAATTACCAAGGAAGATACAGTGACGTTTATGCTTGTTGGATTTGGAGCTGCTCTTTTTGTCGGTAGTTTCTTAGGCCTTCTCTCTGATTTAAT AGGTCGAAAGAAATCTTGTTTGGTGTTTTATATCTTTCACCTTGTTGTTGGGATATGGAAGAGGATTACATCAAGTCCTAGCTTTTGGGTAGCAAAT GGTCATAGGCAAGATCTTTTGAATGAAACATTTTGGTTGATGACTTTTTTCGAGTCTGCGGCTTTGATTGGAAGTCAGGTGATGAGCAATTGGATGGTGGGTGGTAATTTGGAGAAAGAAATTGCATGTCCTTCCACTGCAGCTATTCTTACGGCAATAGTAGGCATTATCTGTATTTCCAGAGTTTATGGTGGGAGTCCTCAGACAGTGACCTTTAAGGAATATAAAGTGTCCTTTTACTCATATATCCTTTGTG ATAGAAGGATATGGTTACTAGCATGCGCACAATCTTGCCTTCATTTCTCCATAGTAGTTTTCTGGATTCTCTGGGCCCCGACACTGGTG GCTGATGGTCGAGAAGTGTATCTAGGGTTGATGTATCCATGTCTGTTGGGGGCAAGGATGTTAGGAAGTACACTGTTCCCATGGTTTATTAATGCACCACTTCGAACTGAGGATTGCTTGGTATATGCATTTATCATACAGGGTCTTCTTTTGTCTATAATAGCTTTTGATTACCAG GAAATTGGAGCTCTGGTGACACAGTATTTTTTGTTCCATGCCTGCGTTGGCCTAATTCTGCCTTCACTTGCAAGATTGAGGACCAT GTATGTGCCAAATGAGTTGCGTGGAGGAATGATAAGCCTTTCCCTAGCTCCCACAAATGCTGCAATTTTGTTTATTCTGATGCAG AGAGGCTATTATAGGACTGTTGAGAATTCAGAAGTGATAGCGTTTGCTGCGGTTGGATTGTTCGCGGCAGCTGGTTGCATGTATGTTTTGAAGCGGTTGGGAAAGCAACCATATCAAAACTggcataaattatga
- the LOC107913266 gene encoding molybdate-anion transporter isoform X1 has product MGVVIESSVWVPSSSVYIFIFLSCFFSLSLFPFYLSKHAPTKSPPFYDHPTFASSLRFQRYFLLLYSLASVLEGLWSVYGEFELVYYGITKEDTVTFMLVGFGAALFVGSFLGLLSDLIGRKKSCLVFYIFHLVVGIWKRITSSPSFWVANVCLSLATSIFSFSFETWAVVEHDKGHRQDLLNETFWLMTFFESAALIGSQVMSNWMVGGNLEKEIACPSTAAILTAIVGIICISRVYGGSPQTVTFKEYKVSFYSYILCDRRIWLLACAQSCLHFSIVVFWILWAPTLVADGREVYLGLMYPCLLGARMLGSTLFPWFINAPLRTEDCLVYAFIIQGLLLSIIAFDYQEIGALVTQYFLFHACVGLILPSLARLRTMYVPNELRGGMISLSLAPTNAAILFILMQRGYYRTVENSEVIAFAAVGLFAAAGCMYVLKRLGKQPYQNWHKL; this is encoded by the exons ATGGGCGTTGTAATCGAAAGCTCCGTTTGGGTACCTAGTTCTTCCGTCTACATCTTCATTTTCCTTTCTTGTTTcttctcactttctctcttcccTTTCTACCTTTCCAAGCACGCCCCTACTAAATCACCTCCTTTCTACGACCACCCAACCTTCGCCTCTTCTCTCCGCTTCCAACGTTACTTTCTCCTTCTCTATTCCCTCGCCTcag TGTTGGAAGGATTATGGTCTGTGTACGGAGAGTTTGAGCTGGTTTACTATGGAATTACCAAGGAAGATACAGTGACGTTTATGCTTGTTGGATTTGGAGCTGCTCTTTTTGTCGGTAGTTTCTTAGGCCTTCTCTCTGATTTAAT AGGTCGAAAGAAATCTTGTTTGGTGTTTTATATCTTTCACCTTGTTGTTGGGATATGGAAGAGGATTACATCAAGTCCTAGCTTTTGGGTAGCAAATGTGTGTTTATCTTTGGCAACATCAATATTTTCCTTCAGTTTCGAGACATGGGCTGTTGTTGAACATGACAAG GGTCATAGGCAAGATCTTTTGAATGAAACATTTTGGTTGATGACTTTTTTCGAGTCTGCGGCTTTGATTGGAAGTCAGGTGATGAGCAATTGGATGGTGGGTGGTAATTTGGAGAAAGAAATTGCATGTCCTTCCACTGCAGCTATTCTTACGGCAATAGTAGGCATTATCTGTATTTCCAGAGTTTATGGTGGGAGTCCTCAGACAGTGACCTTTAAGGAATATAAAGTGTCCTTTTACTCATATATCCTTTGTG ATAGAAGGATATGGTTACTAGCATGCGCACAATCTTGCCTTCATTTCTCCATAGTAGTTTTCTGGATTCTCTGGGCCCCGACACTGGTG GCTGATGGTCGAGAAGTGTATCTAGGGTTGATGTATCCATGTCTGTTGGGGGCAAGGATGTTAGGAAGTACACTGTTCCCATGGTTTATTAATGCACCACTTCGAACTGAGGATTGCTTGGTATATGCATTTATCATACAGGGTCTTCTTTTGTCTATAATAGCTTTTGATTACCAG GAAATTGGAGCTCTGGTGACACAGTATTTTTTGTTCCATGCCTGCGTTGGCCTAATTCTGCCTTCACTTGCAAGATTGAGGACCAT GTATGTGCCAAATGAGTTGCGTGGAGGAATGATAAGCCTTTCCCTAGCTCCCACAAATGCTGCAATTTTGTTTATTCTGATGCAG AGAGGCTATTATAGGACTGTTGAGAATTCAGAAGTGATAGCGTTTGCTGCGGTTGGATTGTTCGCGGCAGCTGGTTGCATGTATGTTTTGAAGCGGTTGGGAAAGCAACCATATCAAAACTggcataaattatga
- the LOC107913267 gene encoding acyl-CoA-binding domain-containing protein 3 isoform X1: MELLLEFLFTLSLSFVLSFIIAKLLSLSSVIDQHLEAVSRCMEVPNKSEKCVLECEKGIGFVSEVVKFDALGESAEEKGTLEECLNDNHGPTKISEVTVEEISSGEENFGDKTTEIGLAEEDEEEIEVLEDCLNKGLSDDDWEGIERTELEKDFGAAVCFLESRNNADQILKLGDNLKMQLYGLQKVATEGPCHETHPMAFKLSARAKWNAWKRLGNMSPEAAMEQYITLLSRSIPGYGESKQHSADVKAPWKLPLDAKTMPANQAISVDSYRTFNEGTMSTVYTS, from the exons ATGGAGCTTTTACTTGAATTTTTGTTTACTCTTTCTCTTTCCTTTGTTCTTTCATTTATTATTGCTAAGCTTCTTTCGTTGTCTTCTGTCATTGATCAACATCTCGAGGCTGTTTCAAGATGTATGGAGGTCCCAAATAAGTCCGAAAAATGCGTTCTAGAATGTGAAAAGGGAATTGGGTTTGTTTCAGAAGTTGTAAAGTTTGATGCTTTAGGTGAATCTGCGGAAGAAAAGGGTACCCTTGAAGAGTGTTTGAATGATAATCATGGACCAACAAAAATCTCAGAGGTAACTGTTGAAGAAATCAGTTCTGGTGAAGAGAATTTTGGTGATAAAACCACTGAGATAGGATTAGCTGAAGAGGATGAAGAAGAGATTGAGGTGTTGGAAGATTGCTTAAACAAGGGTTTATCTGATGACGACTGGGAGGGGATTGAAAGAACTGAATTGGAGAAGGATTTTGGTGCTGCAGTGTGTTTTTTGGAAAGTAGAAACAATGCTGATCAAATTTTGAAACTTGGCGATAATCTAAAGATGCAATTATATGGACTCCAAAAGGTTGCCACTGAAGGGCCTTGCCATGAGACTCATCCTATGGCATTCAAGTTGTCTGCTCGTGCAAAATG GAATGCCTGGAAAAGACTTGGGAACATGAGTCCAGAAGCAGCCATGGAGCAATATATCACCCTTCTTTCAAGAAGCATCCCTGGATAT GGGGAGAGTAAACAGCATTCTGCAGATGTCAAAGCACCTTGGAAGCTGCCTTTGGATGCTAAAACAATGCCAGCAAACCAAGCAATATCTGTGGATTCCTACAG GACTTTTAATGAGGGGACAATGTCTACTGTATACACTTCTTGA
- the LOC107913267 gene encoding acyl-CoA-binding domain-containing protein 3 isoform X2, whose amino-acid sequence MEVPNKSEKCVLECEKGIGFVSEVVKFDALGESAEEKGTLEECLNDNHGPTKISEVTVEEISSGEENFGDKTTEIGLAEEDEEEIEVLEDCLNKGLSDDDWEGIERTELEKDFGAAVCFLESRNNADQILKLGDNLKMQLYGLQKVATEGPCHETHPMAFKLSARAKWNAWKRLGNMSPEAAMEQYITLLSRSIPGYGESKQHSADVKAPWKLPLDAKTMPANQAISVDSYRTFNEGTMSTVYTS is encoded by the exons ATGGAGGTCCCAAATAAGTCCGAAAAATGCGTTCTAGAATGTGAAAAGGGAATTGGGTTTGTTTCAGAAGTTGTAAAGTTTGATGCTTTAGGTGAATCTGCGGAAGAAAAGGGTACCCTTGAAGAGTGTTTGAATGATAATCATGGACCAACAAAAATCTCAGAGGTAACTGTTGAAGAAATCAGTTCTGGTGAAGAGAATTTTGGTGATAAAACCACTGAGATAGGATTAGCTGAAGAGGATGAAGAAGAGATTGAGGTGTTGGAAGATTGCTTAAACAAGGGTTTATCTGATGACGACTGGGAGGGGATTGAAAGAACTGAATTGGAGAAGGATTTTGGTGCTGCAGTGTGTTTTTTGGAAAGTAGAAACAATGCTGATCAAATTTTGAAACTTGGCGATAATCTAAAGATGCAATTATATGGACTCCAAAAGGTTGCCACTGAAGGGCCTTGCCATGAGACTCATCCTATGGCATTCAAGTTGTCTGCTCGTGCAAAATG GAATGCCTGGAAAAGACTTGGGAACATGAGTCCAGAAGCAGCCATGGAGCAATATATCACCCTTCTTTCAAGAAGCATCCCTGGATAT GGGGAGAGTAAACAGCATTCTGCAGATGTCAAAGCACCTTGGAAGCTGCCTTTGGATGCTAAAACAATGCCAGCAAACCAAGCAATATCTGTGGATTCCTACAG GACTTTTAATGAGGGGACAATGTCTACTGTATACACTTCTTGA